One part of the Mariniblastus fucicola genome encodes these proteins:
- a CDS encoding carbohydrate-binding domain-containing protein, producing the protein MFKELRNFLSITQPNKRKRPSQNGVHRFENLEPRKMLATVSVFASGATGEEAFNLIIDNEIVATHTDVGGNFIGHGTNQYDYFTDAEVDPSTVKVEFFNDMTPSEIDRQLLVDRIIIDGHVFHSEDINTYSTGFINYEGNFTGAGFKRHEILNVNGTFSYDQENPDKPKGTRIRVDAVGETGEENLQVQINGQTVRNFGFFQQRADLIQSFAFVVDEFVDIEDVRIRFTNDAIDPVTGEDRNLTVLNFQTIDLESGQRQVALPTDQNVYSTGVFTEADGIKPGFARGNTLSTFGFFEVRDETRRIRVDASGSTGEEVMEIRIGNEVLGQFEVSTSTQQYFVDINRDFNFHNIRIAFVNDVYDESTGYDRNLIVHSFQKIDMETLERDVAFPTDANVFSTGTFVEADGISPGFGRGNTLNANGFFQIRETDSFQFDRRISGDAYFVKVDDGSGSLITASGPEGNSLIGHTLSLFDSSGNPVRNFGNNGTVVWTDVADVAGWNKTRIEDIDFMADGSIIVTAQRVPGIGLRAIPYVLKLDSQGNVDDSFAINGLLAQTPIGNGSNRLFTLPENDGHITIVGQSANSNTVALSHYAQFGNLDQSYGNGGHRILTGTTLAGAEGLSIGISGAQALPDDSVIVMASVRFRSSSVQSIVKLKSDGSIDTSFGDNGVTRIGSLGASGFEIDSKGRIVVSKSNFILRFTADGQLDQSFGDNGSVTITRDDNFSGSNILVDSEDRIVIVGNRSTDATFPDLPSFLGASIVRLNESGTLDASFHWDGIQDFSNFTVGSATLRSPLDADFDAEGNLIIGLGQVGTDRGVPGLSRLRMS; encoded by the coding sequence ATGTTCAAAGAACTCCGCAACTTTCTCTCCATCACCCAGCCGAACAAACGAAAACGACCCAGCCAAAACGGTGTGCACCGCTTTGAAAATCTGGAGCCTCGGAAAATGCTCGCCACGGTCAGCGTATTTGCTTCCGGTGCTACGGGCGAAGAAGCGTTCAACCTGATCATCGATAACGAGATCGTTGCAACTCACACCGACGTTGGCGGAAACTTTATTGGGCATGGCACCAACCAGTACGACTACTTCACCGATGCCGAAGTCGACCCCAGCACGGTTAAAGTCGAGTTCTTTAACGACATGACTCCAAGCGAAATCGATCGCCAATTGTTGGTGGATCGCATCATTATCGATGGCCACGTCTTTCATTCAGAAGACATCAACACATATTCTACTGGCTTCATAAACTACGAGGGCAATTTTACCGGCGCGGGTTTCAAACGGCACGAAATCCTGAACGTTAACGGAACGTTTTCTTACGATCAGGAAAATCCGGACAAGCCCAAGGGCACTCGAATTCGGGTCGACGCGGTGGGCGAAACGGGAGAGGAAAACCTTCAGGTGCAGATCAATGGCCAAACAGTTCGCAATTTTGGCTTCTTTCAGCAACGCGCGGACCTGATTCAATCGTTCGCGTTTGTCGTCGACGAATTTGTTGACATCGAAGACGTTCGAATCCGATTCACCAACGACGCCATCGATCCCGTAACAGGCGAGGACCGCAACCTGACGGTGCTGAACTTTCAGACGATCGACCTTGAGTCTGGCCAACGACAAGTTGCCCTGCCAACTGACCAGAACGTGTATTCAACCGGAGTGTTCACCGAAGCTGACGGCATCAAGCCGGGATTCGCTCGTGGCAACACGCTGTCCACATTCGGCTTCTTCGAAGTCCGCGACGAGACTCGTCGGATTCGAGTCGATGCCAGTGGCTCAACCGGCGAGGAAGTCATGGAAATTCGAATCGGCAACGAAGTCCTCGGACAGTTCGAAGTCTCGACTTCCACACAGCAGTACTTTGTGGACATCAATCGCGATTTCAACTTTCACAACATCCGTATTGCCTTCGTCAACGATGTGTACGATGAAAGCACAGGTTACGATCGCAACCTGATTGTGCACTCATTCCAGAAGATCGACATGGAGACCCTGGAACGTGACGTCGCTTTCCCGACTGATGCAAACGTGTTTTCGACAGGAACGTTCGTCGAAGCTGACGGAATCAGCCCGGGGTTTGGTCGCGGAAACACCCTCAACGCAAACGGCTTTTTCCAAATCCGCGAGACGGACAGTTTTCAGTTCGACCGCCGAATCTCTGGCGATGCGTACTTCGTCAAAGTCGACGACGGCTCGGGTAGCCTGATCACTGCGTCCGGACCTGAAGGCAATAGCCTGATTGGTCATACGCTGAGCCTGTTTGATTCCAGCGGAAACCCGGTGCGCAATTTCGGCAACAACGGAACCGTGGTTTGGACCGACGTGGCGGATGTCGCCGGCTGGAACAAAACTCGCATCGAGGACATCGACTTCATGGCCGACGGATCGATCATCGTGACGGCTCAACGCGTCCCGGGGATCGGCTTGCGGGCAATTCCCTACGTTCTGAAACTGGACAGCCAAGGAAACGTTGACGATTCGTTCGCGATCAACGGATTGCTGGCCCAAACGCCGATCGGCAACGGATCCAACCGACTGTTCACACTGCCTGAAAACGATGGTCACATCACGATCGTAGGCCAATCAGCCAACTCAAACACCGTCGCACTGAGCCACTACGCTCAGTTCGGCAACCTGGACCAGTCCTATGGCAACGGCGGACATCGAATTCTCACCGGCACCACGCTCGCAGGAGCCGAAGGGTTGAGCATCGGAATTTCCGGAGCACAGGCTCTTCCTGACGATTCAGTCATCGTGATGGCGTCGGTTCGATTCCGCAGCAGTTCGGTGCAATCGATCGTTAAACTCAAGAGTGACGGATCGATCGACACAAGCTTTGGCGACAACGGTGTTACTCGAATTGGTTCCCTGGGCGCCAGCGGATTCGAAATCGACAGCAAGGGCCGAATCGTGGTTTCCAAGTCCAACTTTATTCTGCGATTCACCGCGGACGGACAGCTGGATCAGTCGTTTGGGGACAACGGCTCGGTTACGATCACACGCGACGACAATTTTTCCGGATCCAACATTTTGGTTGACTCAGAAGATCGCATCGTCATTGTCGGTAATCGCAGCACTGACGCGACCTTCCCTGACCTCCCGTCGTTCCTCGGAGCGAGCATCGTGCGATTGAACGAAAGTGGAACGCTCGACGCCAGCTTCCACTGGGACGGAATTCAGGATTTCTCGAACTTCACCGTTGGGTCCGCAACACTCCGATCACCTCTCGATGCGGACTTCGACGCCGAAGGCAACCTGATCATCGGGCTTGGCCAAGTCGGAACGGACCGCGGCGTTCCCGGGTTATCACGTCTTCGCATGAGCTAG